In a genomic window of Methanogenium sp. S4BF:
- a CDS encoding DEAD/DEAH box helicase gives MSIIVNPRRGPYRLYFYDGRRVTGSGDLELSKTGKGCRPKEFRYREAGRSHPRHVPTKDLLREFRRERVYLTGEDEPFRSMCSDLQVPVTVIRVCRTCLLVDRITPLKQKNAVKYGREEICMHCAKNELRREAGYMGGMGMKSIGHLENMLEMYQDLDRVLGMLQPEASKPAQTLFDRLEPHAIRETQPITALPLPKKFIQASGVKNLMPVQQLCVDAGLLKGRDQLVVAATASGKTFIGEMAGVKNHSEGRGGMLFLVPLVALANQKYRRFTERYGDFLNVSLLTGVSRIHIPETRVNARRSMKSDIIVGTYEGVDHHLRMGRRLAKVGTVVIDEVQMLEDADRGHRLDGLIARLRHVAPHAQFLFLSATIGSPSLLAKKLQSELVRYDERPVGLERHLIFTERKEKIDLIKKLVFEEFRKTSSKGFRGQTIVFTNSRARCHTVADAIGKKAMPYHAGLSAKERRDVERMFEKGEIAAVVTTAALAAGVDFPASQVIFDALAMGISWLKVQEFSQMMGRAGRPDFHDLGKVVILAEPGGVYSRESGGGTEEEVAIRLLKGEMEEVAPVYDIEGSSEEYVANAVVCGGDRGCLIEICSTMVGELEDVWPLLKQEGYIRERNGKIVLSPLGQVMAEHFIGIERLSRILKMVRKTADPLAIVAELDCVEDQDA, from the coding sequence ATGAGCATTATTGTTAATCCACGGCGGGGACCATACCGCCTCTATTTTTATGACGGCCGGCGGGTTACGGGCAGCGGTGACCTGGAGCTGTCAAAGACCGGCAAGGGGTGCCGTCCGAAAGAGTTTCGGTACCGTGAGGCGGGCAGGAGTCACCCGCGGCATGTGCCGACAAAGGATCTGTTACGGGAATTCCGGCGGGAGAGGGTCTACCTCACCGGGGAGGATGAGCCGTTCCGGTCCATGTGCAGTGACCTGCAGGTCCCGGTGACGGTGATCCGGGTCTGCCGGACCTGTCTTCTTGTCGATCGGATCACTCCCCTGAAGCAGAAGAATGCGGTGAAGTACGGGCGTGAGGAGATCTGCATGCACTGCGCCAAAAATGAACTTCGCCGTGAGGCAGGCTATATGGGGGGAATGGGCATGAAGTCCATCGGTCATCTGGAGAATATGCTGGAGATGTACCAGGACCTCGACCGTGTCCTCGGGATGCTGCAGCCGGAGGCCTCCAAACCCGCACAGACGCTCTTTGACCGGCTTGAACCCCATGCAATACGGGAAACACAGCCCATTACGGCTCTTCCGCTTCCGAAAAAATTTATACAGGCATCCGGGGTGAAAAACCTGATGCCGGTCCAGCAGCTCTGTGTTGATGCAGGGCTTTTAAAGGGCAGGGATCAGCTGGTGGTGGCTGCCACTGCAAGCGGCAAGACCTTCATCGGTGAGATGGCCGGAGTGAAAAACCACAGTGAAGGCCGGGGGGGAATGCTCTTTCTGGTCCCCCTCGTTGCTCTTGCAAACCAGAAATATCGCCGTTTTACGGAACGGTATGGTGATTTCCTGAATGTTTCCCTTTTAACCGGTGTTTCCCGTATTCACATCCCGGAGACCAGGGTGAATGCCCGCCGGAGCATGAAGTCTGATATCATCGTCGGAACTTATGAGGGGGTGGACCACCACCTGCGGATGGGCCGCCGCCTTGCAAAGGTGGGAACGGTCGTCATCGATGAGGTGCAGATGCTGGAGGACGCGGACCGGGGGCACCGGCTCGATGGTCTGATTGCCCGCCTGCGCCATGTGGCCCCGCATGCCCAGTTCCTCTTTTTAAGTGCGACCATCGGATCCCCTTCCCTTCTGGCGAAGAAACTGCAGAGTGAACTGGTACGCTACGATGAACGCCCGGTGGGCCTTGAACGCCATCTCATCTTCACCGAACGCAAGGAGAAGATTGATCTCATCAAAAAGCTGGTGTTCGAGGAGTTCCGCAAGACCTCGTCCAAGGGATTCCGGGGTCAGACGATTGTCTTCACGAATTCACGGGCCCGGTGCCATACGGTGGCAGATGCCATCGGTAAAAAGGCGATGCCCTATCATGCCGGGCTTTCCGCAAAGGAGCGCCGTGATGTGGAGAGGATGTTTGAGAAGGGGGAAATAGCTGCGGTTGTCACGACCGCGGCTCTTGCGGCAGGCGTGGACTTCCCCGCATCCCAGGTCATCTTTGACGCCCTTGCGATGGGCATCTCGTGGCTGAAGGTGCAGGAGTTCTCCCAGATGATGGGCCGTGCGGGCCGGCCGGATTTCCACGACCTGGGCAAAGTGGTCATCCTCGCCGAACCGGGCGGGGTCTATTCACGTGAGTCCGGCGGCGGCACGGAAGAGGAGGTGGCGATACGCCTCCTCAAAGGGGAGATGGAGGAGGTCGCCCCGGTCTATGATATTGAAGGTTCATCCGAGGAGTATGTCGCCAATGCGGTGGTCTGCGGCGGGGACCGGGGATGCCTCATTGAGATATGCAGCACGATGGTCGGGGAGCTGGAGGATGTGTGGCCCCTCCTGAAACAGGAGGGTTACATCCGTGAACGGAACGGAAAGATTGTCCTCTCCCCTCTGGGGCAGGTGATGGCCGAGCATTTCATCGGTATTGAGCGTCTGTCACGGATCCTGAAGATGGTCCGAAAGACCGCAGACCCCCTTGCGATTGTCGCTGAACTCGACTGTGTCGAGGACCAGGATGCGTGA
- a CDS encoding MarR family transcriptional regulator encodes MTSHSDDPYHTVLKSKREATRFQILVEIAAHQPSVRQQEIAAKMGVTPQAVSEYIREMVDDGFVNSNGRGRYNVTKKGVEWVTNTAETLETYLKYVTTDVIQEVSVWTAIAKEPLAKGDMVGVFMQGGLLYASKTGQAAMGEVTCGAKPGEDVGVAKLSGIIALEEGTIRVCKVPRIQRGGSRSVSPDRILDALEGMDYIGAVGLEAKVLLKSVGVSEDAFFGAREGVVEASFHGINCAMVIVDEEFTGFLKRLESAGLSYEICDLSIS; translated from the coding sequence TTGACGAGTCACAGTGATGACCCGTATCACACTGTGCTCAAGAGCAAACGTGAAGCAACACGCTTTCAGATCCTAGTGGAGATTGCCGCTCACCAGCCGTCTGTCAGACAGCAGGAGATTGCCGCAAAGATGGGCGTTACTCCGCAGGCCGTCAGCGAATACATTCGTGAGATGGTGGATGACGGATTTGTGAACTCAAACGGCAGAGGCCGGTACAATGTCACAAAGAAGGGTGTGGAGTGGGTAACAAACACTGCTGAAACACTTGAAACATATCTGAAATACGTGACAACCGATGTCATCCAGGAGGTTTCTGTATGGACTGCCATCGCAAAAGAGCCGCTTGCAAAGGGGGACATGGTAGGTGTCTTCATGCAGGGCGGTCTGTTGTATGCATCCAAAACCGGGCAGGCTGCCATGGGTGAGGTGACGTGCGGCGCAAAACCCGGAGAAGATGTCGGGGTGGCAAAGCTCTCCGGAATAATCGCACTCGAAGAGGGGACCATCCGTGTCTGCAAGGTGCCCCGTATTCAGCGGGGCGGGTCACGCAGTGTGTCTCCGGATCGCATCCTCGATGCATTGGAAGGTATGGACTATATCGGTGCGGTGGGCCTTGAAGCGAAGGTGCTCCTGAAGAGCGTCGGTGTCAGTGAGGATGCCTTCTTCGGTGCCCGGGAAGGGGTTGTGGAGGCCTCGTTCCATGGGATCAACTGTGCGATGGTCATCGTTGACGAGGAGTTCACCGGGTTTCTGAAACGGCTTGAGAGCGCTGGTCTCTCGTATGAGATCTGCGATTTGAGCATCTCATGA
- a CDS encoding ArsR family transcriptional regulator, which translates to MTGHNRIVNDPLEIVPLIVTFNNSKFKKAYDLLSKQWMTEEEICAEIGTECVAECLGLLKKGNLIEEQWRMPQPGERPSKEYKTTYSRFRAGFQCSMEDLGDLLYISTSTDEELRAMVDNLEQDVRGGVTSYNDLARKYKVSPVYIKGLAKRMPNLDVKGQGLVLLDESQ; encoded by the coding sequence TTGACAGGGCATAATCGGATCGTAAATGATCCCCTCGAAATCGTTCCGCTCATTGTTACTTTTAACAACTCAAAATTCAAAAAAGCCTATGACCTCCTCTCAAAACAATGGATGACTGAAGAAGAAATTTGTGCTGAAATCGGCACGGAATGCGTGGCAGAATGCCTCGGACTTCTGAAGAAAGGCAACCTGATTGAGGAGCAGTGGCGGATGCCGCAACCGGGGGAGCGGCCCTCTAAAGAATATAAAACAACATACAGCAGATTCAGGGCAGGGTTCCAGTGTTCCATGGAGGACCTTGGTGATCTCCTTTACATTTCAACATCGACAGACGAAGAGCTCCGTGCCATGGTTGATAATCTTGAGCAGGACGTCCGTGGCGGAGTGACATCGTACAATGACCTCGCGCGCAAATACAAGGTGAGCCCGGTCTACATCAAGGGGCTTGCCAAACGGATGCCGAATCTTGATGTGAAGGGCCAGGGGCTGGTGCTGCTTGACGAGTCACAGTGA
- the hypF gene encoding carbamoyltransferase HypF, whose amino-acid sequence MQVKGQISIKGIVQGVGFRPFVYKTAQELGMHGTVRNLGSEVLVLAEGTNFDEFVRRLSRGTPLSRIDSVTVTDSDDPAPEGFVILESAAGTLSGFIPADVATCDECIRDIFTPGGRYEGYWATSCVNCGPRYSIICSLPYDRERTQMDIFPMCGACEGEYTDPASRRHHAQTIACAACGPELSLLRTDGTAVPGDPLQTAAALLDEGAVVAIRGLGGFHIACTAEAAGRLKGTLGRPEQPLAVMATAEEIARIATVSAAEWKCLSGPAHPIVVLTKKDPEALREISKLHTIGCMLPYTALHHLLFASLTHPMLVMTSANSPGYPMITDTREACKRLTGHVDCILTHNRVIQNRCDDSVVRDGKILRLSRGLAPKRLRRDLGNACILGTGPELNANISIYRDGYCITSPHVGNVRNPATLAYLKETVERTAHFLGAGFDVIAHDLHPQFLSTRYARELAEETGATLMPVQHHKAHIAAATTDPCIGIAIDGVGYGEDGTVWGGEIFAGAVPDLTRVGHLEPVMMPGGDLATRYPERMLYGIIPEEETAALLTARGWDATTLGVLEKQVERRFNVTTTSSTGRVLDAAAALLGVCRERTFDGEPAQVLETTAVPGTATLWDREFTSENGRTILSTSALLREAFYRMHTEQTADIAASFQLTLATGIAEIAVTAAEEKGYKKIALSGGVAYNQAIESAIRKTIISSRHEYILNTDYPLGDGCISYGQCVWAGTALKQNKK is encoded by the coding sequence ATGCAGGTCAAAGGGCAGATATCAATAAAAGGCATTGTCCAGGGAGTCGGATTTCGCCCCTTTGTCTATAAAACCGCACAGGAGCTCGGAATGCATGGCACCGTCCGCAACCTTGGCAGTGAGGTGCTGGTGCTCGCTGAAGGAACCAATTTTGACGAATTTGTGCGCCGCCTCTCCCGCGGCACCCCCCTCTCACGTATTGACAGCGTAACCGTAACCGATTCGGATGATCCGGCACCGGAAGGATTTGTGATCCTCGAAAGTGCAGCAGGCACCCTTTCCGGCTTCATCCCGGCAGATGTTGCTACCTGTGACGAGTGCATCCGGGATATCTTCACCCCCGGCGGCAGGTATGAAGGCTACTGGGCCACCTCCTGTGTGAACTGCGGCCCCCGCTACAGCATCATCTGCAGCCTGCCCTACGACCGGGAACGGACACAAATGGACATATTTCCCATGTGCGGGGCATGCGAAGGAGAATATACCGACCCCGCATCCCGCCGCCACCATGCACAGACGATTGCCTGCGCTGCCTGCGGGCCAGAACTCTCCCTTCTGAGGACGGACGGCACTGCTGTGCCTGGCGACCCCCTGCAGACCGCAGCAGCACTCCTGGATGAGGGTGCCGTCGTCGCCATCCGCGGCCTGGGCGGATTCCATATCGCATGCACTGCGGAGGCGGCAGGACGCCTGAAAGGCACCCTCGGCCGGCCTGAACAGCCCCTCGCCGTGATGGCCACCGCAGAGGAGATCGCTCGAATAGCCACCGTGTCAGCGGCAGAATGGAAGTGCCTCAGCGGCCCCGCCCATCCCATCGTCGTTCTGACAAAAAAGGACCCGGAGGCCCTCAGAGAGATATCCAAACTGCACACCATCGGCTGCATGCTCCCCTATACCGCCCTCCACCACCTGCTCTTCGCCTCTCTCACGCACCCGATGCTCGTGATGACAAGCGCCAACTCACCGGGATACCCGATGATCACCGATACCCGTGAGGCATGCAAAAGACTCACCGGGCACGTGGACTGCATCCTCACCCACAACCGCGTCATCCAGAACCGGTGCGATGACTCCGTGGTGCGTGACGGTAAAATACTCCGCCTCTCCCGCGGGCTTGCCCCGAAACGGCTGAGGAGGGACCTGGGAAATGCCTGCATCCTCGGCACCGGCCCGGAACTCAATGCAAACATCTCCATCTACCGGGACGGCTACTGCATCACCTCACCCCACGTGGGCAACGTGCGCAATCCGGCGACACTTGCATATCTGAAGGAGACGGTGGAACGGACGGCACACTTCCTGGGCGCCGGGTTCGATGTCATCGCCCATGACCTGCACCCGCAGTTCCTCTCCACCCGTTATGCCCGTGAACTCGCAGAGGAGACAGGCGCCACCCTCATGCCGGTCCAGCACCATAAGGCGCATATCGCTGCGGCCACCACCGACCCGTGCATCGGCATCGCAATCGACGGGGTCGGCTATGGCGAGGACGGGACCGTCTGGGGAGGGGAGATCTTTGCCGGAGCAGTCCCTGACCTGACCCGTGTCGGCCACCTGGAACCCGTGATGATGCCGGGAGGTGACCTCGCCACCCGGTACCCTGAGCGGATGCTCTACGGCATCATCCCCGAAGAGGAGACCGCGGCGCTGCTCACAGCCCGGGGATGGGATGCGACCACCCTTGGCGTACTGGAGAAACAGGTAGAGCGGCGGTTCAATGTCACCACCACCTCCAGCACCGGCCGTGTCCTCGATGCCGCAGCAGCACTCCTTGGCGTCTGCCGGGAACGCACCTTTGACGGAGAACCGGCACAGGTGCTGGAAACCACCGCAGTCCCGGGCACTGCCACCCTCTGGGACCGCGAATTCACCAGTGAAAACGGACGGACCATCCTCTCCACCTCTGCCCTCCTCAGGGAGGCATTTTACCGCATGCATACAGAGCAGACCGCAGATATCGCCGCATCCTTCCAGCTGACACTTGCAACCGGTATCGCAGAGATCGCAGTCACGGCAGCTGAAGAGAAAGGGTATAAAAAGATTGCCCTGAGCGGCGGAGTGGCATACAATCAGGCGATAGAATCAGCCATCCGCAAAACCATTATCTCATCCAGACATGAGTACATCCTCAATACAGACTACCCTCTCGGAGACGGATGCATCTCATACGGGCAATGTGTCTGGGCAGGCACTGCCCTGAAACAGAACAAAAAATGA
- a CDS encoding response regulator, whose protein sequence is MTEKPGKILIMDDEDNIRTITCILLEKMGYNPMATPDGETAVEEYRRAFYAGSPYDAVIMDITVPDGMGATEAIKKLKAIDPDVCAIVTSGFVSEMNYDDLYEQGFSGVLKKPYRSANLREVLESVL, encoded by the coding sequence ATGACAGAAAAACCCGGGAAGATTCTCATCATGGATGATGAGGATAATATCCGTACAATTACCTGTATTCTTCTTGAAAAGATGGGATACAACCCGATGGCAACTCCGGACGGCGAAACTGCTGTCGAGGAATATCGCAGGGCATTCTATGCAGGTAGTCCGTATGATGCAGTGATTATGGATATTACCGTCCCTGACGGGATGGGTGCAACGGAAGCTATCAAGAAACTGAAAGCAATTGATCCGGATGTCTGTGCCATCGTCACCAGTGGATTTGTCTCAGAGATGAATTACGATGATTTATATGAACAGGGATTTTCGGGCGTGCTGAAAAAACCGTATCGCTCGGCCAATCTCCGAGAGGTCCTCGAATCTGTACTTTAA
- a CDS encoding cytochrome c biogenesis protein CcdA, which produces MEQGRYFSGRGGYPMLFLPVLLFCLLSAVLLPGACSALPVGVNASSGPLGPDGVGSDPFGAENLTAAFFYSEHCIACTKALPIIDVLAAEYPSVTFVRYAVTNSTENESLFFSYGEIYGNPYPRYPTVFLSDGSYFEGYGAISEGLPLHLVSLKGAPVEPAVDADVVPADLVGPVPIPTVNVSVSSAPHPLPPLGLVVAAGLIDGINPCAMAVLIFLILTLAGAGGRVRMLRFGAAYVGGIYLTYFISGFGLLTAVRVAGLSWYFSCVAGVIAILLGVVMVVDSFRQEGGVHLRISGSGIDFVRRMAARGGVISALLVGIVVALIELPCTGGVYLAILAMLSGSEMWAAAGLLALYNLMFVLPLLVIIAAAAAGFPPEKMAEIRVEYRQLLRRAGGCVLILLGAAVVLWLFA; this is translated from the coding sequence ATGGAACAGGGCAGGTATTTTTCCGGGCGGGGTGGATATCCCATGCTGTTTCTCCCTGTTCTTCTGTTCTGTCTTCTCTCTGCAGTTCTTCTTCCGGGTGCCTGCAGTGCTCTTCCCGTGGGCGTCAATGCCTCTTCCGGGCCTCTCGGTCCTGATGGTGTCGGTTCTGACCCTTTCGGTGCAGAAAATCTGACTGCCGCGTTCTTTTACAGTGAGCACTGTATCGCCTGCACAAAGGCGCTCCCGATCATCGATGTTCTTGCAGCGGAGTATCCGTCGGTCACGTTTGTGCGGTATGCAGTCACGAACAGCACGGAGAATGAATCGCTGTTCTTCTCATATGGTGAGATATATGGCAATCCCTATCCGCGGTATCCGACTGTTTTTCTGAGTGATGGTTCGTACTTTGAGGGGTATGGTGCCATCTCGGAAGGGCTGCCTCTTCACCTTGTGTCGCTGAAGGGTGCGCCTGTTGAGCCTGCGGTGGATGCAGATGTGGTTCCCGCAGATTTGGTAGGTCCGGTCCCGATTCCTACGGTAAATGTCTCTGTGTCGTCTGCTCCCCACCCCCTCCCTCCGCTGGGCCTGGTCGTTGCGGCAGGTCTCATCGACGGCATCAATCCCTGTGCGATGGCGGTTCTCATCTTTCTCATTCTCACTCTGGCGGGTGCGGGGGGGAGGGTGCGGATGCTCCGTTTTGGGGCTGCCTATGTGGGGGGGATTTATCTGACCTACTTCATCTCCGGGTTCGGCCTTCTCACTGCGGTCCGTGTGGCCGGGCTTTCGTGGTATTTCTCCTGTGTCGCAGGGGTTATTGCCATTCTCCTCGGGGTGGTGATGGTGGTGGATTCGTTCCGGCAGGAGGGGGGGGTGCATTTACGGATTTCCGGCTCCGGTATTGATTTCGTCCGTCGGATGGCAGCGCGTGGGGGTGTCATATCTGCGCTCCTTGTCGGAATTGTGGTTGCGCTTATTGAACTGCCCTGCACCGGGGGTGTGTATCTCGCAATCCTCGCCATGCTCTCCGGTTCGGAGATGTGGGCGGCAGCAGGGCTTTTAGCGCTGTATAATCTGATGTTTGTTTTGCCGCTCCTTGTGATTATTGCCGCTGCCGCCGCAGGATTTCCACCGGAAAAGATGGCTGAAATACGGGTGGAATACCGGCAGCTTCTCCGGCGGGCTGGCGGCTGCGTGTTGATCCTTCTTGGTGCAGCGGTTGTTCTCTGGCTTTTTGCTTAG
- a CDS encoding cupin domain-containing protein, which produces MIIRDLAACPVFDARDGTHLCELLHPSHFSGAVGCRFSLAHASLEPGETSYPHRLTGSHEVYYILGGTGTMHIGDEAEEVRAGQVVYIPAGAVQYIANTGDGRLTFLAIVDPMWTESDDERVA; this is translated from the coding sequence GTGATCATCAGGGATCTGGCGGCATGCCCTGTCTTTGATGCCCGGGATGGCACTCATCTCTGTGAGCTTTTGCATCCCTCTCATTTTTCCGGTGCGGTGGGCTGCCGGTTCAGTCTCGCCCATGCATCTCTTGAACCTGGGGAGACTTCCTATCCGCATCGTCTCACAGGATCTCATGAGGTGTATTACATTCTGGGGGGCACTGGCACGATGCATATCGGGGATGAGGCTGAGGAGGTCCGTGCGGGGCAGGTGGTCTATATTCCGGCTGGGGCGGTCCAGTATATTGCAAATACCGGTGACGGGCGCCTCACGTTTCTGGCAATCGTTGATCCGATGTGGACTGAATCGGATGATGAGCGGGTGGCCTGA
- a CDS encoding DUF6159 family protein, with translation MSRFSRGFQLFKETFGILKKDRELLLFPVLSGVVALVVVATFVLPLFFSGVLSGVGTSGSSPLAYVLLFAFYLVSYFIVIYFNTALVSCALIRLDGRDPTFMDGIHAASGRIGKILSWTLIAATVGLILRLIRGDGDNLLASLASALLGAAWSLATFFVIPVIVVDDLGGFAAIERSWKLFKSTWGETVIGSVSLGLVFIPAVLLLLVGVLAMVVGSFEAGLVIIAVALLLWVVSAVLYGALQGIFVAIMYLYATTGEVPDAIDRSLVEGAFVPKGSLR, from the coding sequence ATGTCACGTTTCAGCCGTGGGTTTCAGTTGTTCAAAGAGACCTTTGGCATTCTCAAAAAAGACCGGGAGCTGCTGCTCTTTCCGGTGCTCTCCGGGGTGGTCGCCCTGGTGGTGGTTGCGACGTTTGTCCTGCCGCTCTTTTTCTCAGGAGTTCTCTCCGGTGTGGGCACATCAGGCAGTTCGCCCCTCGCATATGTCCTGCTGTTTGCATTCTACCTCGTGAGCTACTTCATTGTTATTTACTTCAATACGGCCCTTGTCAGCTGTGCCCTGATCCGCCTGGATGGCAGGGATCCGACGTTCATGGATGGTATCCATGCAGCCTCCGGACGTATCGGGAAGATTCTTTCGTGGACGCTTATCGCTGCTACGGTAGGTCTTATTCTGCGGCTGATCCGCGGTGACGGGGACAACCTCCTTGCATCACTTGCCTCAGCTCTTCTGGGTGCGGCCTGGTCGCTTGCCACATTCTTTGTGATTCCGGTGATTGTGGTGGATGATCTGGGTGGTTTTGCGGCGATTGAACGGTCGTGGAAGCTCTTTAAATCGACCTGGGGGGAGACGGTTATCGGCTCGGTCTCTCTGGGGCTGGTTTTTATCCCTGCCGTCCTCCTGCTGCTCGTCGGGGTGCTCGCCATGGTGGTGGGTTCGTTTGAAGCGGGTCTCGTGATTATTGCAGTGGCTCTGCTCCTCTGGGTCGTCTCGGCGGTTCTCTATGGGGCACTCCAGGGCATCTTTGTCGCTATCATGTACCTGTATGCGACCACGGGCGAGGTGCCGGATGCAATTGATCGCTCCCTTGTTGAAGGTGCCTTTGTCCCGAAGGGGTCTCTCCGGTGA
- the rpl12p gene encoding 50S ribosomal protein P1, with translation MEYIYAALVLHNAGKDVTEEAVSAVLAAAGIEVEDSRVKALIAALEGVDIEEAVAKAAAAPVAVAAAPAAAEAAPVEEEVEEEEEEDEEGGMAGLGALFG, from the coding sequence ATGGAATACATCTACGCAGCACTTGTTCTGCACAACGCAGGAAAAGACGTAACTGAGGAAGCAGTCAGCGCAGTTCTGGCAGCAGCAGGTATCGAAGTTGAGGACTCCCGTGTAAAGGCACTCATCGCAGCACTTGAGGGTGTCGACATTGAGGAGGCTGTCGCAAAGGCAGCAGCAGCACCAGTGGCAGTTGCAGCAGCACCTGCAGCAGCTGAGGCAGCACCTGTAGAGGAAGAAGTTGAGGAAGAGGAAGAAGAGGACGAAGAGGGCGGCATGGCCGGTCTCGGCGCTCTCTTCGGCTAA
- a CDS encoding 50S ribosomal protein L10 — MALYTTHLPQWKQDEVDQIISLAGEYSLTGLVDLHGIPAKQMQEMRRDLQGKAVLRMSRNTLIEHAFTEMGAPIDGINSYIDGHSALIYTNDNPFQLYRKLQQTMTKMVARPGDVAPEDIVVEKGPTGFKPGPIVGTFQQAGLPAAIEGGKVVIRERKVFVKAGDVINAKQADVLSKLDIRPIDVGLSLQVAFYDGAFYEPSTLAIDETEYYNNVVLAAQQAFNLAVFAAYPTAQTIEPIIAKAAAEARSLGVEAAIYTKDIVELIIGRASLQAKALKGMTE, encoded by the coding sequence ATGGCATTATATACGACGCACCTGCCACAGTGGAAACAGGATGAGGTTGATCAGATTATTTCGCTTGCCGGGGAATACTCCCTTACTGGTCTTGTAGACCTGCATGGGATCCCCGCAAAGCAGATGCAGGAGATGCGCCGTGACCTTCAGGGCAAGGCTGTCCTGCGTATGTCACGAAATACTCTTATCGAGCACGCCTTTACAGAAATGGGTGCGCCGATTGACGGCATCAACTCATACATTGACGGGCACAGTGCACTGATATACACGAACGACAATCCCTTCCAGCTCTACAGGAAGCTCCAGCAGACGATGACCAAGATGGTGGCCCGCCCCGGCGACGTTGCCCCTGAGGACATTGTTGTCGAGAAAGGCCCCACTGGCTTTAAGCCGGGCCCCATCGTCGGAACATTCCAGCAGGCAGGTCTTCCTGCCGCTATTGAAGGTGGAAAGGTTGTCATCCGCGAGAGGAAGGTCTTCGTCAAAGCAGGCGATGTAATCAATGCAAAGCAGGCTGATGTCCTGTCCAAGCTTGATATCCGCCCGATTGACGTCGGTCTGAGCCTTCAGGTAGCCTTCTACGATGGCGCATTCTATGAGCCGTCCACGCTGGCAATCGATGAGACTGAATATTACAACAATGTGGTTCTGGCAGCCCAGCAGGCATTCAATCTTGCTGTATTCGCAGCCTATCCGACTGCACAGACGATTGAGCCAATCATTGCAAAGGCTGCAGCCGAGGCCCGCAGTCTTGGTGTTGAGGCCGCAATATACACGAAAGACATTGTTGAACTGATTATCGGACGTGCATCACTTCAGGCAAAAGCCCTGAAAGGGATGACTGAATAA
- a CDS encoding 50S ribosomal protein L1 — MVDRVQILDAVKAAMEAAPERKFQESIEISVNLRNIDMAQPKNRIDETMILPNGTGQPQKICVLGKGDITTQAKAAGVDLIIGPEEIERLGGEPREARIFADEYRFFLAETAVMPLVGRWLGTRLGPRGKMPTPVPPTMDVGPMVERLRKSVKFRSKDKTTFHVKVGSADMDADALAENIDAVLRRVEGSLESGAMNIRSVYVKTSMGPAVRII; from the coding sequence ATGGTTGATAGGGTCCAGATTCTGGATGCCGTGAAAGCGGCAATGGAGGCCGCGCCTGAACGTAAGTTCCAGGAGAGCATTGAAATTTCAGTGAATCTCCGGAATATCGACATGGCGCAGCCAAAAAACCGTATTGATGAGACGATGATTCTGCCAAATGGCACAGGTCAGCCCCAAAAGATCTGTGTGCTTGGAAAAGGAGATATCACCACTCAGGCGAAAGCTGCAGGTGTAGACCTCATCATCGGACCTGAAGAGATCGAGCGTCTGGGAGGGGAACCCCGTGAAGCCCGCATATTTGCGGACGAGTACAGGTTCTTCCTTGCAGAAACCGCTGTCATGCCACTTGTTGGCCGCTGGCTCGGTACGCGCCTCGGTCCCCGCGGTAAGATGCCCACCCCTGTTCCGCCAACGATGGATGTCGGCCCTATGGTCGAACGTCTGCGCAAATCTGTTAAGTTCCGTTCAAAGGACAAGACCACCTTCCACGTGAAGGTTGGCAGTGCTGATATGGACGCAGATGCGCTTGCAGAGAACATCGATGCGGTACTGCGCAGGGTTGAGGGATCGCTGGAAAGCGGTGCAATGAACATCCGGTCAGTGTATGTAAAGACATCCATGGGTCCGGCAGTGAGGATTATATAA
- a CDS encoding 50S ribosomal protein L11, which yields MGEVVEVLVPGGKATAGPPLGPALGPLGINVKAVVDEINAKTSEFNGMQVPVTVAVDDKKNFTVTVGIPPTTALIMKEVGLAKGSGEPNLQKVGDLPLEAAVRIARMKADDMISYDLKNRVKEVIGTCVSVGVTVEGMDPKEIFPKINAGEYDSILTE from the coding sequence ATGGGAGAAGTAGTCGAGGTATTGGTACCCGGCGGAAAGGCAACAGCAGGCCCTCCATTAGGACCTGCTCTGGGACCTCTCGGAATCAATGTGAAGGCGGTTGTTGATGAGATCAACGCCAAGACGTCTGAGTTTAACGGTATGCAGGTTCCTGTAACCGTTGCTGTCGACGACAAGAAGAACTTCACGGTTACCGTAGGTATCCCTCCAACCACTGCCCTCATCATGAAAGAGGTCGGTCTGGCAAAGGGTTCCGGTGAACCCAATCTCCAGAAGGTAGGAGACCTTCCGCTCGAGGCTGCTGTCCGCATTGCCCGTATGAAGGCTGATGACATGATCTCATACGACCTGAAAAACCGCGTGAAAGAGGTTATCGGGACGTGCGTGAGTGTCGGTGTCACGGTCGAGGGAATGGATCCAAAGGAGATATTCCCAAAGATCAATGCAGGCGAATACGACAGCATTCTCACGGAATAG